A region from the Desulfomarina profundi genome encodes:
- a CDS encoding AIPR family protein yields MSYEEFYKDFMQDIYARSETESHFSEVVFTERMCDFLVDQAVLENYTAASYKKTHLGIRVDAYDYSEESDALTLVITDFHNKPESLTRTLITRLFKRVKKFFIKSQDSSFHQSLDESDPGFGLARDINVRCSLRKLRKVRFILLSNALLSKSVDDKIPEEEIEGVSCSFDVWDLGRIQRIEESGKSREDIVVDFSSLPEGGLPCLSAFTGKGTYASYLLAMPGTLVAELYDKYGERLLEQNVRTFLQFRGKVNKGMRNTIQNSPEMFFAYNNGITSTAEEVVTSEVNGKVLISSIKNFQIVNGGQTTASLFNTHRKNKADLSAVHVQAKLTVIPPEETENIVPKISEYANTQNKVSAADFFSNHPFHLRIEGISRRLWAPSSAGSLRETHWYYERVRGQFANAQTNLTPAKKKEFLVVNPRKQMFIKTDLAKFESSWDRKPHIVSLGAQKNFVKFAEAVGKKDWDKIEKKYNELYFKRLIAKAILFRTVDRFIMKQPWYGGYKANIVTYTVAKFSQMVEQISMFLDLEKIWKRQGITDEMERLLVDIAEAVNSVIQETPAGITNVTEWCKKELCWQNVQEISIEISPEVKNELISGTAKKRKDADAKTVQKIDNGIQAQQYVLEKDGPFWTMMLDWSRLHKIFSPKEASLLQIASQIPLKIPTERQSLLLVAIEQKAIEDGFCE; encoded by the coding sequence ATGAGCTACGAAGAGTTTTACAAGGATTTCATGCAGGATATTTATGCTCGATCCGAAACGGAAAGTCATTTTTCTGAGGTCGTTTTTACAGAAAGAATGTGTGATTTCCTGGTTGACCAGGCTGTTCTTGAAAACTACACTGCTGCCAGTTACAAAAAAACTCATCTTGGGATTAGAGTAGACGCATATGACTACTCTGAAGAATCTGATGCCTTGACTCTTGTTATTACAGATTTTCACAATAAGCCGGAGTCCCTGACCAGGACACTGATAACCAGACTTTTCAAACGTGTAAAAAAATTCTTTATAAAGAGTCAGGACAGTTCATTTCATCAATCTCTGGACGAAAGTGATCCCGGTTTTGGGCTGGCAAGAGACATTAATGTCCGCTGTTCATTGCGCAAACTCAGGAAGGTGCGGTTTATTCTGCTTTCAAATGCATTACTGAGCAAAAGCGTTGATGATAAAATTCCAGAAGAAGAGATCGAGGGAGTTTCCTGTTCATTTGATGTCTGGGATCTTGGTCGTATTCAACGAATTGAGGAGTCGGGCAAGTCGCGTGAGGATATTGTTGTAGATTTCAGTTCATTGCCGGAAGGCGGTCTCCCCTGTTTATCAGCTTTCACAGGAAAAGGAACTTATGCATCATATCTTCTCGCAATGCCGGGCACATTGGTTGCAGAACTTTATGACAAGTATGGGGAAAGATTACTGGAGCAGAATGTCCGAACATTCTTACAGTTTCGAGGCAAAGTGAACAAGGGAATGCGGAATACCATACAGAATTCCCCTGAAATGTTTTTTGCCTATAATAACGGGATAACTTCTACAGCAGAAGAGGTAGTTACCTCGGAAGTAAATGGCAAGGTACTTATCTCATCAATAAAAAATTTTCAGATTGTGAACGGAGGGCAAACCACTGCATCACTCTTCAATACGCACCGAAAAAATAAAGCTGATCTGTCCGCTGTCCATGTTCAGGCAAAGCTGACTGTCATTCCCCCTGAAGAAACAGAGAATATCGTTCCTAAAATATCAGAATATGCCAATACTCAGAATAAAGTCAGTGCAGCTGATTTTTTCTCGAATCATCCATTTCACTTAAGAATAGAAGGAATATCACGCCGCTTGTGGGCACCGTCTTCTGCGGGCAGCCTGCGGGAAACACACTGGTATTATGAACGGGTCAGAGGACAGTTTGCAAATGCACAGACAAACTTAACTCCGGCAAAGAAAAAAGAATTTCTTGTGGTGAATCCAAGAAAACAGATGTTTATCAAAACTGATCTGGCAAAATTTGAAAGTTCTTGGGACAGAAAACCTCATATTGTCAGCCTTGGTGCTCAGAAAAATTTTGTCAAGTTTGCAGAAGCTGTCGGGAAAAAAGACTGGGACAAAATTGAAAAAAAATACAACGAGCTTTATTTTAAACGATTGATTGCCAAGGCGATTCTGTTTCGAACTGTTGACCGGTTTATCATGAAACAACCCTGGTATGGAGGCTACAAAGCCAACATTGTAACCTATACTGTTGCAAAATTTTCGCAGATGGTTGAGCAGATAAGTATGTTTCTTGATTTGGAAAAAATATGGAAAAGACAGGGCATTACCGATGAAATGGAGAGATTGTTAGTGGATATCGCAGAAGCGGTCAATTCTGTAATCCAAGAGACTCCAGCAGGAATCACGAACGTTACAGAATGGTGTAAAAAGGAACTTTGCTGGCAGAATGTTCAGGAAATTTCAATAGAAATTTCTCCCGAAGTAAAAAATGAACTTATCTCCGGAACAGCCAAGAAACGGAAAGATGCTGATGCGAAAACAGTTCAGAAAATAGATAATGGTATTCAGGCGCAGCAGTATGTACTCGAAAAAGATGGCCCATTTTGGACAATGATGCTTGACTGGTCCAGATTACACAAAATTTTTTCTCCCAAAGAAGCAAGCCTGCTGCAGATCGCCAGCCAGATACCCTTAAAGATTCCAACTGAAAGGCAATCTTTACTGCTTGTCGCTATTGAACAGAAAGCAATAGAAGATGGTTTTTGTGAATAA
- a CDS encoding very short patch repair endonuclease yields MDSLSPEKRSWNMSRIKNRDTKPEIIVRSLLHRAGYRFRLHRKDLPGKPDIVLPRYKTIILVHGCFWHRHEGCRYAYYPKTRVDFWQKKFRQNAKRDQKVQNELLKLGWKVCVVWECETRKPEILISKLQQILKG; encoded by the coding sequence ATGGATTCGTTGTCACCGGAAAAAAGAAGCTGGAATATGTCACGAATTAAAAATCGTGATACAAAACCGGAAATAATTGTTCGCTCTCTGCTGCATCGTGCAGGATACCGTTTTCGACTTCATAGAAAAGATTTACCAGGAAAACCCGATATTGTTCTTCCACGTTACAAAACGATTATTCTGGTTCATGGCTGCTTCTGGCACAGACATGAAGGTTGTCGCTATGCCTATTACCCCAAAACCCGGGTTGACTTCTGGCAGAAAAAATTCCGTCAAAATGCCAAGCGAGATCAAAAAGTTCAAAACGAATTATTGAAACTCGGCTGGAAAGTCTGTGTCGTCTGGGAATGTGAAACCAGAAAACCGGAAATATTGATAAGCAAATTACAACAAATTCTAAAAGGGTAG
- a CDS encoding ATP-binding protein, whose protein sequence is METTQSGTTTSLILDMESLDEIDYLDEFQVEVNVEETEAPDGTVIEIEKDNVDRDAVSDIWNSGQIRKLLIELRSLIAPEDVFNAAKREGYLVDFSPFEINLQFENFPVDEYENVKIPIRPFPVLDLYDYRISGTVSGEGFATLKYENQNIPSLPPEQITLDFSFKNDPDRELPGEMYIDLRVYDRDSDGITTLIDRGLKDPDSGHRVGKREAKRILNEYFGVGIYREQFRIRPYGEQSYDWLDLDKNRVQDPSRKIGHNQIMGFVYVRPEEESGLTEKSARDGLTETKEFFGLRHIVAISIKQLEARRYRYRAKAQKGRRRRSVEDDVNALFDFENVVKKVKHGLGELGMKAEDVKSAGTVIHKVLEKEKQDKVAIAQRIKDTIALYQGQATLGKITHVLLHEGRKNIKYLSETVPRIVKWSEKLSGQPNQDLFAKLQKRSGNVISHTKVLAHLFKKIEPLARTRRAPAKSFILEDVLENAFAIFSHDISKISVKYIIDTSDPSLTVVANEMDIITVFSNLIENSLYWLKLLQGKERLITTKTYRYGNDIVVEYFDNGPGFQGDNIDLMFEPGYSMKPDGTGLGLALAGEAMARIGGTIEAKKSDIGALFVITFRGKNK, encoded by the coding sequence ATGGAAACAACTCAGTCAGGAACGACCACCTCACTTATTCTTGATATGGAAAGTTTAGACGAGATTGACTATCTCGATGAGTTCCAAGTTGAAGTGAATGTAGAAGAGACTGAGGCTCCTGATGGGACTGTCATTGAAATTGAAAAAGACAATGTCGATAGAGATGCAGTTAGTGATATTTGGAATTCTGGACAAATACGAAAATTACTTATTGAACTAAGAAGTTTGATAGCCCCCGAAGATGTCTTTAATGCTGCAAAGAGAGAAGGATACCTCGTTGATTTTTCGCCGTTTGAGATCAATCTTCAATTTGAAAATTTTCCAGTTGATGAGTACGAGAACGTAAAAATACCGATTCGGCCATTTCCTGTACTCGACTTATATGATTATAGAATATCAGGAACTGTAAGTGGAGAAGGATTTGCAACACTCAAGTATGAAAATCAAAATATTCCAAGCCTCCCTCCTGAACAGATCACCTTAGATTTTTCTTTTAAAAACGACCCTGATAGGGAATTACCTGGAGAAATGTACATTGATTTACGCGTTTACGACAGAGATTCTGATGGGATTACCACTTTGATTGATCGTGGTTTAAAGGATCCAGATTCAGGGCACAGGGTTGGTAAACGGGAGGCCAAACGTATATTAAATGAATATTTTGGAGTTGGAATATACAGAGAACAGTTCCGTATCAGACCATACGGCGAGCAGTCTTATGACTGGTTGGATTTAGACAAGAATAGAGTACAGGATCCATCAAGGAAAATAGGGCATAATCAAATTATGGGATTTGTTTATGTAAGACCTGAAGAGGAATCCGGGCTGACTGAAAAGAGTGCAAGAGATGGGCTCACAGAGACTAAGGAATTTTTCGGCTTAAGACATATCGTTGCTATCTCAATAAAGCAGTTGGAAGCGAGACGATATCGGTACAGAGCAAAAGCCCAGAAGGGGAGACGAAGACGTTCGGTTGAAGATGATGTTAATGCATTATTTGATTTTGAGAATGTCGTAAAAAAAGTTAAACATGGCCTTGGTGAACTGGGCATGAAAGCTGAGGATGTCAAATCAGCAGGAACCGTCATCCATAAAGTTCTTGAGAAAGAAAAACAAGATAAGGTTGCTATTGCTCAAAGAATTAAAGATACCATTGCCTTGTACCAGGGACAGGCAACACTTGGAAAAATAACCCATGTACTTCTGCATGAGGGTAGAAAAAATATAAAATACCTCTCAGAAACTGTACCAAGAATCGTAAAATGGTCTGAAAAACTTTCTGGGCAGCCGAATCAGGATTTGTTCGCAAAATTGCAAAAAAGAAGTGGGAACGTCATTTCCCACACGAAAGTGCTGGCCCATTTATTTAAAAAAATTGAACCGCTGGCGAGAACCAGGCGAGCTCCTGCAAAATCATTCATCCTTGAAGATGTTCTCGAAAATGCATTCGCTATTTTTTCTCATGATATAAGCAAAATATCAGTTAAATATATTATTGATACCAGTGATCCAAGCCTGACTGTAGTGGCTAATGAAATGGATATCATAACAGTATTTTCTAATCTTATAGAAAACAGTTTATACTGGTTGAAACTTCTCCAAGGTAAAGAGAGGTTAATTACAACAAAAACGTATAGATATGGCAATGATATCGTCGTTGAATATTTTGATAATGGTCCCGGGTTTCAAGGAGATAATATTGATCTTATGTTTGAGCCAGGCTACAGCATGAAACCTGATGGTACTGGGTTGGGGTTAGCTCTTGCAGGTGAAGCCATGGCTCGTATTGGGGGGACAATAGAGGCAAAAAAATCTGATATAGGTGCATTATTTGTTATCACGTTTAGGGGAAAGAACAAATGA
- a CDS encoding IS3 family transposase: MINPHHSLIKLSDVIDCTFHNVAEAEQTLFHYIEVYCNRQRKHSTNGYKAPAQYELEWWDDRKAA, encoded by the coding sequence ATGATTAATCCTCATCATTCTCTCATTAAATTGTCGGATGTAATCGACTGCACATTCCACAATGTGGCTGAGGCTGAGCAGACCTTATTCCATTACATCGAAGTCTACTGCAACCGACAAAGGAAACATTCTACAAACGGATATAAGGCTCCTGCTCAATATGAGTTGGAGTGGTGGGACGATAGAAAAGCGGCTTAA
- a CDS encoding plasmid pRiA4b ORF-3 family protein produces MNKRFYQLRIQLLDIEPAIWRRFVVPAGITLDRLHDVIQIVMDWTDSHLHEFTIGKKRYTEYPESKEDGLVCGKYRLGDLIKQKGRTFTYLYDFGDCWEHEIVLEESRYFNPELRTELACLEGERACPPEDVGGVPGYFEFCNALKDPSHEEHKSYMEWSGGDFDSERFDADSVNLELMKYLRWSRDRYQNWGGGE; encoded by the coding sequence ATGAACAAACGATTTTATCAGCTGAGAATCCAACTGCTTGATATCGAACCTGCAATCTGGCGGCGTTTTGTGGTTCCTGCCGGTATTACGCTGGATCGGCTACATGATGTGATTCAGATTGTCATGGACTGGACCGATAGCCACTTGCACGAATTTACCATTGGGAAAAAGCGCTACACCGAATATCCGGAATCCAAAGAAGACGGACTGGTATGCGGGAAATACCGGCTTGGAGATCTGATTAAACAGAAGGGTCGTACCTTCACTTATCTTTACGACTTCGGGGACTGCTGGGAGCATGAAATTGTTCTTGAGGAAAGCCGCTATTTTAATCCAGAGCTGAGGACTGAGTTGGCCTGCCTTGAAGGCGAACGGGCCTGTCCGCCTGAAGATGTGGGCGGTGTACCCGGCTACTTTGAGTTCTGCAACGCTTTGAAAGACCCGAGCCATGAGGAACATAAAAGCTATATGGAATGGTCCGGCGGCGACTTTGACAGTGAAAGATTTGACGCCGACTCGGTGAACTTGGAACTGATGAAATACCTCCGCTGGTCCCGGGACAGGTATCAAAACTGGGGAGGAGGTGAATGA
- a CDS encoding Z1 domain-containing protein, with protein MTTNSDLLEVIEDNVARALEGADADREKITSTVRAYAQIQATINSVEISEQDIIDITKRLETRFDIRMGAGTLLSAEGYIPWLDDAREKINWYYWDRYKRLLPDKKFNREVINVLDIDTNKIIDHLENPHKKGSWKRKGLCVGHVQSGKTANYLGVICKAADAGYKVIIVLAGLLNALRNQTQERIDEGFVGLDSSQQLEATSLEDKLTGVGKFYHPSTWRTPVPLTTSTQDFDRKIATQLRAQISQFNEPVIFVLKKNVSILKNLIDWLRNNNVELNRFPMLLIDDEADHASVNTSSEEDDPTATNRRIRELLSLFEQSSYLGYTATPFANIFIDPDTDDEMLKDDLFPSDFIISLDTPSNYVGAKRIFEDDGDLDIVREIDDYKDILPLRHKIDEIPATLPTSLYDAVRAFILIRAMRILRGQGNSHNSMLVNVSRFTNIQSNIKWQLHEYLEEMRQAIINHFALSEREAMSNSNMLSLRKTWEKEFSRTEFSWGQVQETLKAAVSPVKVIEVNGSRRAEPLDYNSHDYPNGRSVIAVGGLSLSRGLTLEGLTVSYFLRNSIMYDTLMQMGRWFGYRSGFEDLCRIYMTEEAVSWYAHISRVTEELREEFKRMEQAKMTPRDFGLCVRSHPETLIVTARNKMRTAKPVFMQVNLYGRSVETAVLKRTEHTIQNNLNAVTTLVNSSAREGSYEKFNNSHLFRQVPIKHIKLFLDLFINHPASPKTANAPLIHYLNLLHQEDNIASWDVVLIHKLRAESTIPEQIIAGYQVKAQRRKMINIEDSGVAQENRRIGSDKDEQAGLEPEIFQRLLATFGSKSKITAISCRKERKRPLLMLHLLDCQLDGESINETGIFAFGISFPGESMRRRPERLVEYQVNTTWWKNNYQDILDDESILNE; from the coding sequence ATGACAACCAACAGTGACTTACTGGAAGTTATAGAAGATAATGTTGCCAGAGCTCTTGAGGGAGCTGATGCAGATAGAGAAAAAATTACCAGTACAGTCAGAGCATATGCTCAAATTCAGGCAACAATAAATTCAGTTGAAATATCTGAACAGGATATCATAGACATTACTAAAAGGCTTGAGACACGTTTTGATATTCGCATGGGAGCGGGTACTCTGCTTTCAGCAGAAGGATATATTCCCTGGCTTGACGATGCCCGGGAAAAGATCAACTGGTATTATTGGGATCGATATAAACGCCTCCTTCCTGACAAAAAATTCAACAGGGAAGTTATAAATGTCCTGGATATAGACACCAACAAGATTATAGATCATCTTGAAAATCCACATAAGAAAGGATCTTGGAAGAGAAAAGGTCTGTGTGTCGGACATGTTCAGTCAGGGAAAACTGCAAATTATCTGGGGGTTATCTGTAAGGCGGCAGATGCAGGCTACAAGGTTATTATTGTGCTGGCTGGTTTATTAAATGCACTTAGAAATCAGACTCAGGAACGCATTGATGAAGGATTTGTCGGTCTTGACAGTTCGCAGCAACTGGAAGCGACATCTCTTGAAGACAAGCTGACGGGCGTAGGAAAATTTTACCACCCGTCAACTTGGCGAACTCCGGTGCCACTGACAACCAGCACACAGGATTTTGACAGAAAAATTGCTACACAGCTAAGAGCACAAATCAGCCAGTTTAATGAACCTGTCATTTTTGTCCTGAAAAAAAATGTATCCATCTTGAAAAACCTGATCGATTGGTTGAGAAATAACAACGTGGAATTGAACAGATTTCCAATGTTATTAATAGATGACGAGGCCGATCATGCTTCAGTTAATACAAGCAGCGAGGAAGATGACCCTACGGCAACGAACAGGCGTATACGGGAATTATTAAGTTTGTTTGAACAGAGTTCGTATCTTGGCTATACGGCAACTCCTTTTGCAAATATTTTTATCGATCCAGATACAGATGACGAAATGCTCAAGGACGATCTGTTTCCCAGTGATTTTATTATCAGCCTGGATACCCCATCTAATTATGTTGGTGCAAAGCGGATATTTGAGGATGATGGAGACCTCGATATAGTCAGAGAGATTGATGATTATAAAGACATCCTTCCCCTCAGGCATAAAATCGATGAAATCCCGGCCACTCTACCTACAAGTCTATATGATGCTGTTCGTGCATTTATTCTCATAAGAGCCATGAGGATTCTGCGGGGGCAGGGAAACAGTCATAACTCCATGCTGGTCAACGTCAGCCGTTTTACAAATATCCAGTCAAATATCAAGTGGCAGCTTCATGAGTACCTTGAGGAGATGAGGCAGGCGATTATTAATCATTTTGCCCTTTCTGAGCGGGAAGCGATGAGCAACAGCAACATGCTCAGCCTGAGAAAAACATGGGAAAAAGAATTTTCTCGAACTGAATTCTCTTGGGGTCAGGTGCAGGAAACATTAAAAGCGGCCGTTTCTCCTGTCAAAGTTATAGAAGTTAATGGATCCAGAAGGGCTGAGCCGCTGGATTACAACAGTCATGATTATCCAAATGGACGCAGTGTTATCGCTGTCGGTGGCCTGAGCCTGTCTCGCGGTTTGACATTGGAAGGATTAACCGTCAGTTATTTTCTCAGAAATTCCATCATGTACGACACGTTGATGCAGATGGGAAGGTGGTTTGGATATAGAAGTGGTTTTGAAGATTTATGCCGTATCTATATGACAGAAGAAGCGGTTTCCTGGTATGCGCATATCTCAAGAGTAACTGAGGAGTTGCGTGAAGAATTCAAGCGTATGGAGCAGGCCAAAATGACACCTCGTGATTTTGGCCTGTGCGTGAGAAGCCATCCTGAAACGCTGATTGTAACAGCAAGAAATAAAATGAGAACTGCTAAGCCTGTATTCATGCAGGTAAATCTCTACGGAAGGAGTGTAGAAACAGCAGTATTAAAAAGAACTGAGCATACCATACAAAATAACCTAAATGCAGTCACCACACTTGTTAATTCTTCCGCAAGGGAAGGTAGTTATGAAAAATTCAATAATAGCCATTTATTCCGACAGGTACCTATTAAACATATAAAGTTATTTCTTGATTTGTTTATCAATCATCCCGCATCTCCAAAGACTGCGAATGCTCCTTTGATTCATTATTTAAATCTTCTTCATCAAGAAGATAATATTGCAAGCTGGGATGTTGTTTTGATTCATAAACTACGAGCAGAATCGACAATACCGGAGCAGATAATTGCGGGATATCAGGTAAAAGCACAGCGCCGAAAAATGATAAATATAGAAGATAGTGGAGTTGCACAAGAGAATAGAAGAATTGGATCTGATAAAGATGAACAAGCGGGTTTGGAACCAGAAATTTTCCAACGATTGTTGGCAACATTCGGCTCTAAATCCAAAATTACAGCAATCTCATGCCGAAAAGAAAGAAAAAGACCATTGCTTATGCTTCATTTACTCGATTGCCAACTTGATGGAGAGTCTATAAATGAAACTGGAATTTTTGCCTTTGGTATCAGTTTTCCAGGTGAAAGCATGAGAAGACGACCTGAGAGACTGGTAGAATATCAAGTCAATACCACATGGTGGAAGAATAACTATCAAGATATCCTTGATGACGAGAGCATCTTAAATGAATAA
- a CDS encoding DNA cytosine methyltransferase, with the protein MKKDFSEKNPGLLVPKRPVNVQDVLDDLPRLRSGLSREKKINNNFVKWAETLYGIIDQEWFNKGKYKHHSDSIVKTLESIFKNELNQGSEFIPYWKTKKKKLKDYELTKWYLDERLKGVCNHSSRSHMVSDLYRYLYASSFAEENNRSPLLEEFPAELIPAHKNASSGHFNDRFRVQVATKPSTTVTSHISKDGHYFIHYDPEQCRSLTVREAARLQTFPDNYFFEGSRTQQYIQVGNAVPPLLARQIAEIVHELIQRTSN; encoded by the coding sequence ATAAAAAAAGACTTTTCAGAAAAAAATCCTGGACTGTTGGTACCGAAACGGCCTGTGAATGTTCAAGATGTACTGGATGATCTGCCCAGACTGCGCAGCGGACTGTCTCGCGAAAAAAAGATAAACAACAATTTTGTGAAATGGGCAGAAACTCTGTATGGAATTATTGACCAGGAATGGTTTAATAAAGGAAAATACAAACACCATTCCGATTCTATTGTCAAAACACTTGAATCCATTTTCAAAAATGAGCTCAACCAGGGCAGTGAATTTATTCCATACTGGAAAACGAAAAAGAAAAAGTTAAAAGATTACGAACTGACAAAGTGGTATCTGGATGAAAGGCTGAAAGGAGTCTGTAATCACAGCAGCAGATCACACATGGTATCTGATTTATACCGTTATCTTTATGCTTCCTCCTTTGCTGAAGAAAATAATCGATCGCCTTTACTTGAAGAATTTCCTGCAGAATTGATTCCTGCCCATAAAAATGCATCTTCCGGTCATTTTAATGACCGGTTCCGAGTGCAGGTGGCGACAAAACCTTCTACGACTGTGACCAGCCACATATCTAAGGATGGTCATTATTTTATTCATTACGACCCCGAACAGTGTAGAAGCTTGACGGTCAGGGAGGCTGCACGGTTACAGACTTTTCCTGATAATTATTTTTTTGAAGGAAGCAGAACACAGCAATATATTCAGGTTGGCAATGCTGTTCCGCCACTGCTGGCCAGGCAGATAGCTGAAATTGTACACGAGTTGATCCAGCGAACATCAAATTAA
- a CDS encoding PD-(D/E)XK motif protein, producing the protein MNNPWDEIATPSHDLLYRLIDQNHPLRLLRAKDIYGRFLFIYEFPATDHIPDKFPELNGIELHMQDPEKGESANCMLLLILKEKKDWQIFLSLCNDLTDSTRGLEQGVQATQIILRRLKRWQEFLQKTRSGLLPEKEIKGLIGELFFLNKHLTPAFGAGSAVKFWQGPEEAPQDFNVHDCAIEVKCQLGTTTPLVRISSADQLCSQLPEMFLYVVTLGKVEKDIPGSVNLPGLINKIRHQLETDSPADFEYFNNLLYQTGYLDLEEYEQFNYLVASENIFSVTENFPRICTEDLPAGIERVVYNIKLNECMPFTATPDWMELT; encoded by the coding sequence ATGAATAATCCATGGGATGAAATAGCAACACCCTCACATGATCTGCTGTACCGGCTGATAGATCAGAATCACCCTCTCAGATTGTTACGGGCAAAGGATATTTATGGTCGTTTCCTGTTTATATACGAATTCCCTGCCACTGATCATATTCCCGATAAATTTCCTGAATTGAATGGAATAGAACTGCATATGCAGGATCCGGAAAAGGGTGAGTCTGCAAACTGTATGCTTCTCCTTATTCTCAAAGAAAAAAAAGACTGGCAGATTTTTCTTTCTCTCTGCAACGATCTCACAGATTCAACCCGTGGGCTTGAGCAGGGTGTCCAGGCAACTCAAATTATTCTGCGAAGATTGAAAAGATGGCAGGAATTTCTTCAGAAAACCCGTTCCGGACTCCTTCCTGAAAAAGAGATCAAGGGATTGATCGGAGAACTTTTCTTCCTGAATAAACATCTGACACCAGCCTTTGGAGCTGGATCAGCCGTCAAGTTCTGGCAGGGACCGGAAGAAGCTCCACAGGATTTCAATGTTCACGACTGCGCCATTGAAGTTAAGTGTCAGCTGGGAACTACGACACCATTGGTACGGATTTCGTCAGCAGATCAACTTTGTTCTCAGTTGCCCGAGATGTTTCTCTATGTCGTGACCCTGGGTAAAGTTGAAAAGGATATTCCTGGCAGTGTGAATCTTCCCGGGCTGATAAATAAAATCAGACATCAACTCGAAACAGATTCTCCTGCAGATTTTGAGTATTTTAACAACCTGCTCTATCAGACAGGGTATCTTGACCTTGAAGAATACGAGCAGTTTAATTATCTGGTTGCTTCCGAAAACATTTTTTCAGTGACAGAAAATTTTCCACGAATATGCACAGAGGATCTTCCTGCTGGAATTGAACGAGTTGTTTACAATATAAAATTGAATGAGTGCATGCCTTTTACTGCCACCCCTGACTGGATGGAACTGACATGA
- a CDS encoding ATP-binding protein translates to MSQENIRPAARLIKTIGQDLIKDVYAAIVELVKNSYDADSPDSLIQFEYKDEQNRLLIRVEDSGHGMDFDTVVNKWLVPATSDKLERKVSKGGGYCKAEKGLGDLQPQFLVKEF, encoded by the coding sequence ATGAGCCAAGAAAATATTCGACCCGCAGCAAGACTTATTAAAACTATCGGGCAGGATTTAATCAAAGATGTCTATGCGGCTATTGTTGAATTAGTCAAGAATTCTTATGACGCTGACTCACCTGACTCCTTGATACAGTTTGAATATAAGGATGAACAAAATCGGCTTCTGATAAGAGTTGAGGATAGCGGACATGGAATGGATTTCGATACTGTTGTTAATAAGTGGCTGGTTCCTGCAACAAGCGATAAATTGGAAAGAAAAGTCAGCAAGGGGGGAGGGTACTGCAAGGCAGAAAAGGGATTGGGAGATTTGCAGCCTCAGTTCTTGGTGAAAGAATTTTGA
- a CDS encoding DNA cytosine methyltransferase produces MIHIPVVDLFAGPGGLGEGFSSYKDQTGNKVFDIALSIEKDPYAHRTLELRSFFRKFPEGEAPDKYYEYIRKKSLTRSVKQQHKLRSELFDRYPDEARQARQEAWHAELGKSKELFNRIDSRIDTITGNPLTTCWGVIGGPPCQAYSVIGRSRNKGKIGYSSESDERTYLYQQYLRVIARHKPDFFIMENVRGMLSAKLNGKSLFQKILEDLRHPGKHSVFSGNTAADLEYQIYPLATRPSAPEKSSDYIISAENYGIPKPDTGSSC; encoded by the coding sequence ATGATTCACATACCAGTTGTAGACCTCTTTGCCGGTCCGGGAGGACTGGGAGAAGGATTTTCTTCTTATAAAGATCAAACAGGGAATAAGGTGTTTGATATTGCCCTTTCGATCGAAAAAGACCCTTATGCACATCGCACCCTTGAACTACGTAGCTTTTTCCGTAAATTTCCAGAAGGCGAGGCTCCCGATAAATATTATGAGTACATTCGGAAAAAATCACTGACTCGCAGCGTTAAACAGCAGCATAAATTACGCTCTGAACTATTTGACAGATACCCGGATGAGGCTCGACAGGCTCGGCAGGAGGCCTGGCATGCTGAACTGGGGAAAAGTAAAGAGCTGTTTAACAGGATTGACTCCAGGATTGACACAATAACAGGAAACCCACTGACTACATGCTGGGGAGTAATCGGGGGGCCGCCATGCCAGGCATACTCAGTAATAGGCAGGTCTCGCAATAAGGGAAAAATCGGCTACTCGTCAGAAAGTGACGAACGGACTTACCTGTATCAGCAGTACCTGAGAGTCATTGCACGGCATAAACCTGATTTTTTCATTATGGAAAACGTCAGGGGCATGCTTTCAGCAAAGTTAAATGGCAAATCTCTTTTTCAAAAAATCTTGGAGGATTTGCGCCATCCTGGAAAACACAGCGTATTCTCTGGCAATACAGCAGCTGATCTCGAATACCAGATTTATCCGCTTGCAACCAGACCTTCTGCTCCTGAAAAATCATCTGATTATATTATTTCTGCCGAGAACTATGGCATCCCCAAGCCAGACACAGGGTCATCCTGTTAG